Proteins encoded together in one Psychrobacter sp. 28M-43 window:
- the nirD gene encoding nitrite reductase small subunit NirD: MNQQTICTLDDIIPETGVCALIDGKQIAIFRTKQNDLFALDNYDPFSQANVLSRGLIGGTTITDDTGTAKEVLYVASPIYKQRFNLATGQCLDDESIVLNTYKFKLDGNNVVANYE; encoded by the coding sequence ATGAACCAACAGACTATTTGTACACTTGACGATATCATTCCTGAAACCGGTGTTTGCGCCCTGATAGATGGCAAACAAATTGCTATCTTTCGTACCAAACAGAACGATTTATTTGCTCTTGATAACTACGATCCATTCAGTCAAGCCAATGTATTGTCTCGGGGGTTGATTGGTGGAACCACGATTACAGATGATACAGGAACAGCAAAAGAAGTCCTTTATGTGGCCTCACCCATCTATAAGCAACGCTTTAACCTAGCTACTGGTCAGTGTTTAGATGATGAGAGTATTGTGCTCAATACTTATAAATTCAAACTTGATGGAAATAATGTGGTGGCAAACTACGAATAA
- a CDS encoding NarK family nitrate/nitrite MFS transporter: MSSSAPVAPSKDKLNVLSFTGKNKILHLGWMAFFLTFFVWFNHAPFLSAIGETLNLSKDQVKTLLILNVALTIPARVIIGMLTDRFGPRIVYTAILAIGAIPCFTFAFAQDYNTLALSRFLLGFVGAGFVVGIRLMSDWFPTNELGTAEGIYGGWGNFGSAAAALLLPTIAIGAAAVFGGDEGWRYATATSGVVMALYSIIFYKMARNTPKGATYFKPKKSGAMMVTSSGDFWLMMVFKLPMYLALALLAWKLSPDGVSLLSQSSVTMVYIGLAILYVYEFISSYRFNKEVFTTPVPVAHRYDFKQVGILNILYFATFGSELAVVSMLPLFYQETFSLSIVMAGVLASSYAFMNLMSRPGGGWLSDKFGRKITLLILTAGLAIGYLLMGFLDSTWPLALALLITMFCSFFVQAGEGAVFAVIPLIKRSMTGQFAGMTGAYGNVGSVVYLTVLSLVSYQVFFFVIAATAVVGFFALFLLKEPEGIIIEEMPDGTFAEIQVSHR, translated from the coding sequence ATGTCATCATCAGCCCCCGTTGCGCCTAGTAAAGACAAGCTTAATGTTTTGTCATTTACGGGTAAAAATAAAATCCTTCATTTAGGTTGGATGGCATTTTTCCTTACCTTTTTTGTATGGTTCAACCATGCACCATTTCTATCAGCGATTGGAGAAACACTCAATCTGAGTAAAGACCAAGTCAAAACACTACTCATTTTAAACGTGGCATTGACTATTCCTGCCCGCGTGATTATCGGGATGCTGACAGACCGTTTTGGCCCTCGTATTGTTTATACCGCCATTTTAGCCATTGGTGCTATTCCTTGTTTTACCTTTGCGTTCGCGCAGGATTACAACACCTTGGCACTGTCTCGATTTTTACTGGGTTTTGTGGGTGCAGGTTTTGTGGTGGGTATCCGTTTGATGAGTGATTGGTTTCCAACCAATGAATTGGGGACGGCTGAGGGCATTTATGGGGGGTGGGGTAATTTCGGCTCAGCAGCAGCGGCACTGTTATTGCCGACTATCGCGATTGGGGCTGCAGCAGTTTTCGGTGGTGATGAAGGTTGGCGTTATGCAACAGCCACATCAGGGGTAGTGATGGCGCTTTATAGCATCATTTTTTATAAGATGGCGCGTAATACACCCAAAGGGGCTACTTATTTTAAACCCAAAAAGTCAGGTGCCATGATGGTGACGTCATCGGGTGATTTTTGGTTAATGATGGTTTTTAAACTGCCTATGTATTTGGCATTGGCGCTATTGGCATGGAAACTATCACCTGATGGTGTGAGCTTGCTGAGCCAGTCTAGTGTCACCATGGTCTATATTGGCCTTGCGATACTGTATGTTTACGAGTTCATTAGTAGCTACCGTTTTAATAAAGAGGTTTTCACCACGCCTGTACCAGTGGCGCATCGTTATGATTTTAAGCAAGTAGGTATCTTAAATATTTTGTATTTTGCCACGTTCGGCTCAGAGCTTGCCGTCGTGTCGATGCTTCCTTTGTTTTACCAAGAAACTTTTAGTTTATCGATTGTAATGGCAGGGGTATTGGCATCGAGCTATGCCTTTATGAATCTCATGTCACGCCCAGGTGGCGGTTGGCTCAGTGATAAGTTTGGTCGCAAAATTACTTTGTTGATTTTGACAGCTGGTTTGGCCATCGGGTATCTATTAATGGGCTTCCTTGACTCAACATGGCCACTGGCACTGGCATTGTTAATTACGATGTTTTGCTCGTTCTTCGTACAGGCAGGTGAGGGCGCTGTTTTTGCGGTGATTCCTCTGATCAAACGCAGTATGACAGGGCAGTTTGCAGGGATGACAGGTGCGTATGGTAATGTTGGGTCAGTGGTGTATTTAACGGTGCTGAGCCTGGTGTCTTATCAAGTGTTTTTCTTTGTAATTGCCGCGACAGCAGTGGTTGGATTCTTTGCATTGTTTCTCTTAAAAGAGCCAGAAGGCATTATTATTGAAGAGATGCCAGATGGCACATTTGCCGAAATACAAGTGAGTCATAGATAG
- the nirB gene encoding nitrite reductase large subunit NirB yields the protein MISTALNTENKGNLVVIGNGMVGHHFIERAIEQGLHQQFDIHVFAEEDRPAYDRVYLSSYFEHKDASKLNLVDLTAYELSKVNLHLNQCIVDIDSASQRITTEAGDIIEYSELVLATGSYPFVPPIPGREHPHCHVYRTIADLDEILAIADLPTVKKGVVVGGGLLGLEAAKALVTLGLDTYVVEFAPQLMGVQLDAAGGEILKRKIEALGVKVLTGKNTKEILSNTALNPDDTIGDGQHLTMQFTDGTSLTTDMIVFSAGIRPQDGLIKNNPECGIEMGGRGGILINEQCRTNVDHVYAVGECAVWDNKVFGLVAPGYNMASICAAQIAGDSKQIFTGADMSTKLKLMGVDVGSIGDAHGTSEGSLSYLYQNPAEGIYKKLVTTPDNKRLLGAVLVGDTEDYNNLLQLHLNDIDLPAHPESLILPNVEKPVMGIDNLPDTATICSCYNVTKGAICSAVENGAYSVSDVKTVTSAGSGCGGCAPMVKDTVSYQLTAMGFEVNNDLCEHFAYSRQDLYSLIRVHGIKTFDELLTEHGSGHGCEICKPTVASILASCWNDYVLKTELTPLQDSNDYYLGNIQKDGTYSVVPRVPGGEITADKLIVLGQVAKQFNLYTKITGGMRVDLFGARMEQLPDIWTQLVQAGFETGHAYGKSLRTVKSCIGNNWCRYGVDDSIGLALRLENRYKGVRSPHKIKMGVSGCMRECAEAQSKDFGMIATENGWNLFVCGNGGITPRHGELFATDLDTETMVKYIDRIIMFYIKTADKLQRTSKWRESLDGGLDYLKAVIIEDSLGIADELEAQMQLLVDNYVCEWAATINDTEKLKRFRHFVNSEKGDDNVVFVTDREQIRPATDAEKATINLVELA from the coding sequence ATGATTAGCACTGCATTAAACACAGAAAACAAAGGCAATTTGGTGGTGATTGGCAACGGTATGGTCGGTCATCACTTTATTGAACGAGCAATTGAGCAAGGACTGCACCAGCAATTTGATATTCATGTATTTGCTGAAGAAGACCGCCCTGCTTATGACCGTGTTTATTTGTCGAGCTACTTTGAACATAAAGATGCCAGTAAGCTGAACCTAGTAGATTTAACGGCTTACGAATTATCAAAAGTTAATTTGCATTTGAATCAGTGTATTGTAGATATCGATTCGGCCAGTCAGCGTATTACTACTGAGGCAGGCGATATTATTGAGTACTCTGAGTTGGTGCTAGCGACTGGCTCATATCCTTTTGTACCGCCCATCCCAGGCCGCGAGCATCCGCACTGCCACGTATACCGTACCATTGCAGATTTAGATGAGATTTTAGCCATTGCCGATCTGCCCACTGTCAAAAAAGGCGTGGTGGTTGGTGGCGGTCTACTGGGGCTTGAAGCCGCAAAAGCGCTCGTGACGCTAGGGCTGGATACCTATGTGGTCGAGTTTGCACCGCAATTGATGGGCGTTCAGCTCGATGCCGCTGGTGGTGAGATCTTAAAGCGTAAAATAGAAGCACTTGGTGTCAAAGTACTGACGGGGAAAAACACCAAAGAGATTCTGTCTAATACCGCACTTAACCCTGATGACACCATCGGTGATGGTCAACATTTAACCATGCAGTTTACAGATGGCACCTCTCTAACAACCGATATGATTGTGTTTAGCGCCGGTATTAGACCGCAAGACGGTCTCATTAAAAACAACCCCGAATGCGGTATCGAAATGGGCGGGCGTGGTGGCATCTTGATTAATGAGCAATGTCGCACCAATGTAGATCATGTTTATGCCGTGGGCGAATGCGCAGTATGGGACAATAAAGTATTTGGTCTGGTGGCTCCCGGTTACAACATGGCCAGTATCTGTGCCGCGCAAATCGCTGGTGATAGCAAGCAGATATTTACGGGTGCTGACATGAGCACCAAGTTAAAACTGATGGGTGTGGATGTAGGCAGTATTGGCGACGCACATGGTACGAGTGAAGGCAGCTTAAGCTACCTGTATCAAAATCCTGCTGAGGGCATCTACAAAAAACTGGTCACCACACCTGATAACAAACGCTTGCTTGGTGCTGTACTGGTAGGCGACACCGAAGACTATAACAACCTATTGCAATTGCATTTGAATGACATTGACCTACCTGCACACCCAGAAAGCCTGATATTACCCAATGTCGAAAAACCCGTGATGGGCATCGACAATCTGCCAGATACTGCCACGATTTGTTCTTGTTACAACGTGACCAAAGGCGCTATCTGCTCGGCCGTCGAAAACGGCGCATACTCCGTCAGCGATGTAAAAACCGTGACCAGTGCTGGTAGTGGCTGTGGCGGCTGTGCCCCTATGGTCAAAGATACGGTCAGCTATCAACTCACCGCCATGGGCTTTGAAGTAAACAATGACTTGTGTGAGCACTTTGCGTACTCTCGTCAGGATTTATATAGTCTGATTCGTGTGCACGGCATCAAAACCTTTGATGAATTACTGACTGAACATGGTAGCGGTCATGGCTGTGAGATATGTAAACCAACGGTCGCCTCTATTTTGGCATCGTGCTGGAATGATTACGTACTCAAAACCGAACTGACACCACTACAGGACAGTAACGATTACTACTTAGGTAACATCCAAAAAGACGGCACTTATTCCGTTGTGCCGCGTGTGCCGGGCGGTGAAATTACTGCAGACAAGCTCATCGTACTGGGTCAAGTAGCGAAGCAGTTTAATTTGTACACCAAAATCACTGGTGGGATGCGGGTCGATCTGTTTGGCGCACGCATGGAGCAATTGCCTGATATTTGGACGCAACTGGTACAAGCAGGCTTTGAGACTGGTCATGCCTATGGTAAATCTTTACGTACCGTGAAATCTTGTATCGGTAATAACTGGTGCCGTTACGGAGTCGATGACAGCATTGGCCTCGCCTTAAGATTAGAGAATCGTTATAAAGGCGTGCGCTCACCGCACAAAATCAAGATGGGTGTGTCGGGCTGTATGCGCGAATGTGCGGAAGCGCAAAGTAAAGACTTTGGCATGATTGCGACTGAAAACGGCTGGAATTTATTTGTCTGCGGTAATGGTGGTATCACCCCGCGTCATGGCGAGCTGTTCGCCACCGATCTCGATACCGAAACCATGGTCAAATACATCGACCGCATCATTATGTTTTATATTAAAACAGCGGACAAGCTACAGCGTACCTCAAAGTGGCGTGAAAGCTTAGATGGCGGGCTGGATTATTTGAAGGCTGTCATTATTGAAGATAGTTTGGGCATAGCAGATGAGCTCGAAGCACAAATGCAATTGTTGGTCGACAATTACGTGTGTGAGTGGGCAGCAACGATTAACGACACCGAAAAACTCAAGCGTTTCCGTCATTTTGTAAACAGTGAGAAAGGCGATGATAATGTCGTTTTCGTGACTGATCGTGAACAGATTCGCCCAGCGACTGATGCGGAAAAAGCAACCATCAATCTGGTTGAGTTGGCCTAG
- a CDS encoding DoxX family protein — translation MKSSLLNTILSSKAGVAALVLRVPIGLILAAHGAQKLFGWFGGNGLAGTAQWLSSMGIEPGYLMAILAGGAEFFGGLALVLGLLTRPAALAAAFTMLVAIFSVHISNGLFADNGGYEYALTLMVATLALAIQGGGSLSMDKVLSEKLG, via the coding sequence ATGAAGTCATCACTATTAAATACTATTTTGTCATCAAAAGCTGGAGTGGCGGCCCTAGTGCTTCGGGTACCCATTGGCCTGATTTTAGCAGCCCATGGCGCCCAAAAGTTATTTGGTTGGTTCGGTGGTAACGGACTGGCAGGTACGGCTCAGTGGTTAAGCAGTATGGGTATAGAGCCTGGCTACTTAATGGCGATACTCGCAGGCGGTGCTGAGTTCTTCGGTGGTCTGGCTCTGGTATTAGGTCTGCTAACCAGACCAGCAGCTTTAGCCGCAGCCTTTACCATGTTGGTGGCTATTTTTTCTGTCCATATTAGCAATGGGCTATTTGCTGATAATGGTGGTTATGAATATGCATTAACATTGATGGTAGCTACACTTGCTTTAGCCATCCAAGGTGGCGGCTCCCTCAGTATGGATAAAGTATTATCAGAAAAATTAGGATAG
- a CDS encoding LysR family transcriptional regulator → MDRIDAMRAFVAVVTEGSFSKAAITMQLSPQLVSKYVAKLEEELHTRLLNRTTRKVSLTEAGSQYFTHAQQILLSIDEMASQLGGLQQHPKGVLRISAPVSFALKHMAKLITDFQERYPSVTVDLQLSDRKVDIVEEGFDIALRIGQLQSSSLIAKQIAPIRVVLCASPKYLKTHGTPKQLEDLESHRYLHYSYMNVETKGQIYKYLKTKQFKERSVFHSNNGDVLVEAAIAGGGLILQPTFIASEALSTGKLDIVLPEYEPDPLGLYAVYAHRKLLPHKVRCFIDFMTNYYGTPPYWDENI, encoded by the coding sequence ATGGATAGAATCGATGCCATGCGCGCTTTTGTCGCGGTAGTAACAGAAGGCAGTTTTAGTAAAGCGGCTATTACGATGCAGCTCTCGCCGCAGCTAGTAAGCAAGTATGTGGCAAAGTTAGAGGAGGAACTACATACTCGCCTGCTCAACCGTACTACACGCAAAGTCAGCCTGACTGAAGCTGGCAGTCAATACTTTACGCATGCACAGCAGATTTTATTGAGTATTGATGAGATGGCATCGCAATTAGGCGGCTTACAGCAGCACCCTAAAGGCGTCCTGCGGATCAGTGCGCCCGTCTCCTTTGCCCTAAAGCATATGGCAAAACTCATCACTGATTTTCAGGAGCGCTATCCATCAGTTACCGTTGATCTGCAGTTGAGTGATCGAAAAGTAGATATCGTTGAAGAAGGGTTTGATATTGCCCTGCGTATCGGACAGCTCCAAAGCTCGTCACTTATCGCTAAGCAGATTGCTCCGATTCGCGTGGTATTATGCGCTTCGCCCAAGTACCTCAAAACTCATGGCACCCCTAAGCAACTTGAGGATTTAGAATCGCATCGCTATTTGCATTATAGCTATATGAATGTTGAAACTAAGGGTCAAATCTACAAATACCTAAAGACCAAACAATTCAAAGAACGTAGCGTTTTCCATAGTAATAATGGCGACGTACTCGTTGAAGCAGCTATTGCAGGCGGAGGATTGATACTACAGCCGACTTTTATTGCTAGCGAAGCATTAAGTACTGGCAAGTTGGACATAGTACTGCCCGAATATGAACCTGACCCTTTGGGATTGTATGCCGTCTATGCCCATAGAAAACTACTACCTCACAAAGTCAGATGCTTCATCGATTTTATGACCAACTACTATGGCACGCCGCCGTATTGGGATGAGAATATATAG
- a CDS encoding DODA-type extradiol aromatic ring-opening family dioxygenase, with amino-acid sequence MTTLLSNEPVSQPVLFIPHGAGPCFFMDWQPADTWHEMATFLKGISARLPERPKAILIISAHWQKTEFSITAGKQPDLIYDYYGFPEHTYNLTYPASGVPALAEQVSSLLIEAGVGNKQDAERGFDHGVFIPLKLMFPEADIPVVQLSLRHDLDPQAHLAAGQALASLRTEGVLIVGSGMSFHNMRGYGDTSFTEPSERFDEWLTNTVESADSDKRLTALTNWKNAPHALDSHPLGAEEHLLPLMIAVGAAGSDAGRKIYSEQVLKTQISAFQFG; translated from the coding sequence ATGACCACACTTTTATCTAATGAGCCAGTCAGCCAGCCTGTACTGTTTATACCGCATGGTGCAGGGCCTTGTTTTTTTATGGATTGGCAACCAGCGGATACGTGGCATGAGATGGCAACTTTTTTAAAGGGCATTTCTGCTCGTTTGCCTGAGCGACCAAAGGCTATCTTAATCATTAGTGCCCATTGGCAGAAGACTGAGTTTAGTATCACCGCTGGCAAGCAACCTGATCTCATTTATGATTATTATGGCTTTCCTGAGCATACTTATAATTTGACTTATCCAGCCTCAGGCGTACCAGCATTGGCGGAGCAAGTCAGTAGTCTACTGATAGAGGCAGGGGTAGGTAATAAACAAGATGCGGAGCGCGGTTTTGATCATGGGGTATTTATACCGCTTAAGCTAATGTTCCCTGAGGCAGATATTCCAGTGGTGCAACTATCCTTGCGTCATGATTTAGACCCACAAGCGCATTTGGCTGCTGGTCAGGCATTGGCGTCATTACGTACAGAGGGTGTGCTAATCGTCGGTAGCGGCATGAGCTTTCATAATATGCGCGGTTATGGCGATACCAGTTTTACTGAACCATCAGAGCGTTTTGATGAATGGCTAACGAATACTGTAGAATCAGCAGATTCGGATAAACGACTCACGGCCTTGACCAATTGGAAAAATGCTCCTCACGCGCTTGACTCACATCCATTAGGGGCAGAGGAGCATTTGTTACCGCTTATGATAGCGGTGGGTGCAGCAGGGAGTGATGCAGGTCGCAAAATCTATTCTGAGCAAGTGCTAAAAACGCAAATATCAGCCTTTCAGTTTGGTTGA
- a CDS encoding DarT1-associated NADAR antitoxin family protein, which produces MEEVPNTIEQRPVFMPKVNSDNLVKTDMVMFERHVGFATRQKKKSINDLQQVIRKKYGFKHVLELSSKSGNKLSFPLSPFSLKITDEHDGNPYSVENAFQASMVFEDGGPYTDLLTVAPRQARKDERLMTSGELIGYNYFGMEWGVEPLTTFYDWLYVNALKQNPQLHEEVIQYQGFTDITFNPKKSIHSAAYALALFVALHKRELLDNVEEPMAFYDLCNNFKISNTEHLLEEGWV; this is translated from the coding sequence ATGGAAGAAGTACCAAATACGATAGAACAAAGACCCGTATTCATGCCCAAAGTCAACAGTGACAATTTGGTAAAAACGGATATGGTTATGTTTGAGCGACATGTGGGATTTGCGACCAGACAAAAGAAAAAATCCATCAATGACTTACAGCAAGTCATTCGCAAAAAGTATGGATTTAAGCACGTGTTAGAGCTGTCTAGTAAATCTGGTAATAAGCTAAGCTTTCCTCTAAGCCCGTTTAGTTTAAAGATTACCGATGAGCATGATGGCAATCCATATAGTGTCGAAAATGCTTTTCAAGCCAGTATGGTTTTTGAAGATGGTGGTCCTTACACGGATTTGCTAACAGTAGCGCCAAGACAAGCCCGAAAGGATGAGCGATTGATGACCTCGGGCGAGCTCATTGGCTACAATTACTTTGGTATGGAGTGGGGAGTAGAGCCGTTAACGACGTTTTATGACTGGCTGTACGTGAATGCTCTAAAGCAAAACCCTCAACTACATGAGGAAGTGATTCAATATCAAGGGTTTACTGATATTACTTTCAATCCTAAAAAATCTATCCATAGTGCAGCGTATGCGTTGGCGCTGTTTGTGGCACTGCATAAAAGAGAATTGCTCGATAATGTTGAAGAACCAATGGCATTCTATGACTTATGCAATAATTTTAAAATCAGCAATACTGAACACCTGTTAGAAGAAGGTTGGGTCTAA